A genomic segment from Pediococcus acidilactici encodes:
- the mraZ gene encoding division/cell wall cluster transcriptional repressor MraZ has translation MFMGEFEHSLDNKGRLIIPSKFRDQLGEDFVITRGLDGCLFGYPLTEWKLVEEKLSQLPSNKKNNRAFVRFMFADAAQCNFDKQGRIIIPKKLRVHADLQKECVLVGVSNRIEIWNKARWEAAIEETEANFDDIAENLIDFGL, from the coding sequence ATGTTCATGGGTGAATTCGAACATTCACTGGACAACAAGGGACGTTTGATCATACCATCTAAATTCCGCGATCAACTAGGCGAGGATTTCGTAATCACGCGAGGACTGGATGGGTGTTTATTTGGTTATCCCTTAACCGAATGGAAACTCGTCGAAGAAAAACTCAGTCAACTACCATCTAACAAAAAAAACAATCGGGCGTTCGTTCGGTTCATGTTTGCTGATGCAGCCCAATGCAACTTTGATAAGCAAGGTAGAATTATCATTCCTAAAAAATTGCGGGTTCACGCAGATTTACAAAAAGAATGTGTTCTAGTAGGGGTTTCTAACCGAATTGAAATTTGGAATAAAGCACGTTGGGAAGCTGCAATCGAAGAAACTGAAGCGAACTTTGACGATATTGCCGAAAATTTAATTGATTTTGGATTGTGA
- a CDS encoding DUF4044 domain-containing protein, with amino-acid sequence MYNNKKKKKSGLQKVIMVFVWIMIILTLGSVLYAPLAQLLGA; translated from the coding sequence ATGTACAATAATAAAAAGAAGAAAAAAAGTGGCCTACAAAAGGTCATCATGGTCTTCGTTTGGATCATGATCATCTTGACTCTTGGAAGCGTCCTTTACGCACCTTTGGCACAACTTTTGGGTGCTTAA
- a CDS encoding DNA translocase FtsK: protein MAKAKKRRKTTRKRKKQQSLPTQNLLGLAYVLVALLGYFGRGFLGMLVANMFRIFIGSLSPAGFVLLFFYGLYLLFMGKELRFKGASDRVIGLSLTMIGYLLWVEYRFASGLNLESGFVARTVEGIERSFLEQITTNDIGGGLLGAILYSGTHFLLSEIGSAILAIVLMTVGLVILFGIPFDEVLSSTGTAVLWIGQRLIQGIRALTRGVLDWWEQLDFTITKPETKRTQVERKTPESISTKKPISSESTEIEPSPNEPVVDGTRGIEHAPEPKIEISTNNQRSPRKPKNQEAQPVSSAEVGFESENKLNPNYRLPSSALLTEIPQADQSSEYDSIKKNTQILQDTLNSFGVDASVESVKMGPSVTEYEIHPAIGVKVSKIVGLADDLALALAAKDIRIEAPIPGKSLVGIEVPNRTISTVSFRDIIESQPAHPEDPLKVPIGRDVSGNLVEANLVKMQHLLIAGATGSGKSVMINVIITGLLMNARPDEVKLILIDPKKVELGIYNDIPHLLTPVVTDARKAAKALHKVVAEMQHRYDLFAEMNQRNIKSYNEFIEEQNAADGGKRPKMPYIVVIVDELADLMMVASNEVEDAIIRLAQLARAAGIHMIIATQRPSVDVVTGLIKANVPSRIAFAVASGTDSRTIIDANGAEKLLGRGDMLFFPMGKNKPERVQGALISDHDVKEIVDFVKQQQTAEYDDQLNVTDQEIAETEATDELDEYYPEAVELVTEMQRASTSMLQRKFRIGYNRAARIIDQLEENGVIGPQEGSKPRKVYRAKDE from the coding sequence ATGGCAAAAGCAAAGAAAAGGCGTAAAACAACGCGTAAACGTAAGAAGCAGCAAAGCCTCCCCACGCAAAACCTATTGGGGTTGGCGTACGTACTGGTTGCCCTTTTGGGTTATTTTGGCCGGGGATTCTTAGGGATGCTGGTTGCCAATATGTTTCGCATCTTTATCGGAAGTTTGAGCCCGGCTGGGTTTGTCTTGCTCTTTTTTTACGGGCTTTATCTCTTATTTATGGGGAAGGAGCTACGGTTTAAGGGAGCTAGTGACCGGGTGATCGGGTTGAGCTTGACCATGATTGGGTATTTGCTTTGGGTGGAGTACCGCTTTGCGAGTGGGTTAAATCTGGAAAGTGGGTTCGTTGCCCGGACTGTCGAAGGAATTGAACGGTCCTTTCTGGAGCAAATTACCACTAACGACATTGGCGGTGGGTTACTCGGAGCCATCCTTTATAGTGGAACCCATTTTTTGTTAAGTGAAATCGGGAGTGCAATTCTAGCCATTGTGTTAATGACGGTGGGGCTAGTAATCCTCTTTGGGATTCCGTTTGACGAAGTGTTATCAAGTACGGGGACGGCCGTCCTTTGGATTGGACAACGATTAATCCAAGGAATTCGGGCACTAACTCGTGGAGTACTGGACTGGTGGGAACAGTTGGACTTCACGATTACCAAACCAGAAACCAAACGTACGCAAGTGGAGCGAAAAACTCCGGAGAGCATTTCTACCAAAAAGCCAATTTCCTCTGAAAGTACGGAGATTGAACCATCGCCTAACGAGCCGGTGGTTGACGGAACTCGCGGAATTGAGCATGCCCCGGAACCGAAGATTGAAATTTCAACTAATAATCAGCGAAGCCCGCGAAAGCCCAAGAATCAAGAGGCTCAACCAGTTTCTAGTGCGGAAGTGGGCTTTGAAAGCGAGAATAAGTTGAACCCTAATTACCGGTTGCCATCCTCGGCCTTGTTAACCGAAATTCCGCAAGCTGATCAAAGTTCGGAGTATGATTCGATTAAAAAGAATACCCAAATTTTGCAAGATACCTTGAATAGTTTTGGGGTCGACGCTTCGGTAGAAAGCGTAAAAATGGGGCCGTCAGTTACCGAATATGAAATCCACCCTGCAATTGGGGTGAAAGTCAGCAAAATTGTGGGCTTGGCGGATGATTTAGCCTTGGCTCTAGCTGCTAAGGATATTCGAATTGAAGCGCCGATTCCGGGTAAGTCGCTAGTGGGGATTGAAGTGCCTAACCGCACAATTTCCACGGTTTCGTTCCGCGACATCATTGAATCACAACCAGCGCACCCAGAAGATCCGCTCAAGGTGCCGATTGGCCGCGACGTTTCGGGAAATCTCGTTGAAGCAAACCTAGTAAAAATGCAACACTTATTGATTGCTGGGGCAACTGGTTCAGGAAAGTCAGTGATGATTAACGTGATTATTACCGGCTTGCTAATGAACGCACGGCCCGATGAAGTCAAGTTGATTTTAATTGATCCTAAGAAGGTTGAATTGGGCATTTATAATGACATTCCTCACTTATTGACCCCGGTGGTTACCGATGCTCGTAAGGCTGCTAAGGCATTACATAAGGTGGTAGCAGAGATGCAGCACCGGTACGATTTGTTTGCTGAAATGAACCAACGCAATATTAAAAGCTATAACGAGTTCATTGAAGAACAAAATGCCGCTGACGGAGGAAAACGGCCGAAAATGCCGTACATTGTGGTAATTGTCGATGAGCTGGCGGACTTAATGATGGTTGCTTCTAACGAAGTGGAAGATGCAATTATTCGATTGGCACAATTAGCCCGAGCTGCCGGAATTCACATGATTATTGCTACCCAACGACCTTCGGTAGACGTAGTTACGGGATTAATTAAAGCCAACGTCCCTTCTCGGATTGCCTTTGCGGTAGCTTCAGGAACCGATTCTAGAACCATTATCGATGCTAATGGTGCTGAAAAACTCCTTGGACGGGGAGACATGTTATTCTTCCCAATGGGTAAGAATAAACCAGAACGGGTTCAAGGGGCCCTTATCTCCGATCATGACGTTAAGGAAATCGTGGATTTTGTTAAACAACAACAAACTGCCGAATACGACGATCAACTAAACGTCACTGACCAAGAAATTGCAGAAACCGAAGCAACCGATGAACTAGACGAGTACTATCCAGAAGCCGTTGAGTTAGTAACGGAAATGCAACGGGCAAGTACGTCAATGTTGCAGCGAAAATTTCGGATCGGTTATAACCGGGCCGCCCGAATTATTGATCAACTTGAGGAAAATGGCGTGATTGGACCTCAAGAAGGTAGTAAGCCACGGAAAGTTTACCGTGCTAAAGACGAATAA
- a CDS encoding tRNA (cytidine(34)-2'-O)-methyltransferase, whose translation MTNHIVLFEPLMPANTGNIARTCAGTNAVLHLIKPLGFEISDKTLKRAGLDYWDSVKVVYHDNLPDFLATVKDRKRLFVVSKFASKAYTQADYTGAEDDVDNYFLFGKETTGLPEAFMRQYADCAIRIPQNDQHIRALNLSNSVAIVIYEVLRQQKFPNLEISHEYENDKLK comes from the coding sequence ATGACAAATCATATTGTATTATTTGAGCCGCTAATGCCGGCAAATACTGGAAACATTGCCCGAACTTGTGCGGGAACGAATGCGGTATTACATTTAATTAAGCCACTGGGTTTTGAAATCAGCGATAAAACTTTGAAGCGCGCTGGCCTTGACTACTGGGATAGCGTTAAGGTAGTGTATCACGATAACTTGCCTGATTTTTTGGCTACCGTAAAAGATCGCAAACGACTTTTTGTGGTTTCTAAATTCGCTTCGAAAGCTTATACTCAAGCTGATTACACTGGAGCTGAAGACGACGTAGATAACTACTTTCTATTTGGAAAGGAAACAACGGGATTGCCAGAGGCCTTTATGCGGCAGTACGCAGATTGTGCAATTCGCATTCCGCAAAACGACCAGCATATTCGCGCATTGAACTTGTCCAACTCGGTAGCAATCGTAATATATGAAGTTTTGCGGCAACAGAAGTTTCCTAACTTAGAAATTAGTCATGAATACGAAAATGATAAATTGAAATAG
- a CDS encoding AI-2E family transporter, which produces MERKPKVPRWRTWFNQLVLNNRPVVSLIIVLLVLLILFMFSKVTWIFKPLEEFFKIVGFPIILAGVLYYLLNPLVDRLEHRFKMKRVVSISIIFVGVAVLIVAGVVAVIPVIREQTAALLQNWPDYWNAAVDKINGILNDPRLGDFQKQLHGVSGETIQSWTKKVTNVANNTVTSLGSVLSLITKVVIGIITMPFILFYLLRDGHELPEYLAKAFPVRYRPQFLQILGEINTQLSQYIRGQLVVAFFVALMFFVGYLVIGLKFALTLAVAAGFLNLIPYLGSFLAMVPSIVIGAFISPVMLVKVLIVFAIEQTLEGRFISPLVLGSNLAIHPVTILVVLLASGQMFGLVGVIFGIPAYAVLKVLFIHGFELFKRKVGGYEQ; this is translated from the coding sequence ATGGAACGAAAACCCAAAGTACCTAGATGGCGAACTTGGTTTAATCAGTTAGTGCTCAATAACCGGCCGGTAGTTAGCTTAATCATCGTGTTATTGGTGTTGCTAATTTTATTCATGTTTTCCAAAGTGACTTGGATTTTCAAGCCGCTGGAAGAATTCTTTAAAATTGTCGGATTCCCCATTATTTTAGCGGGAGTTCTTTACTACCTATTAAACCCGCTGGTGGACCGTTTAGAACATCGTTTTAAAATGAAACGGGTGGTTTCCATCAGTATTATTTTTGTTGGGGTAGCTGTTTTAATCGTTGCTGGCGTGGTCGCGGTAATTCCGGTGATTCGGGAACAAACTGCCGCTCTGTTACAAAACTGGCCGGATTACTGGAACGCCGCGGTAGACAAGATCAACGGAATTTTAAATGATCCGCGGTTAGGAGATTTTCAAAAGCAGCTTCACGGAGTCAGCGGAGAAACAATCCAATCGTGGACGAAGAAGGTGACTAACGTTGCTAACAATACGGTTACTTCGTTAGGTAGCGTCCTGAGTCTAATAACAAAGGTAGTTATTGGAATTATCACGATGCCGTTTATCTTGTTTTACTTATTACGTGACGGCCACGAATTGCCAGAATATTTAGCAAAGGCGTTTCCCGTACGGTACCGACCACAATTTCTCCAAATTTTAGGAGAAATTAATACGCAACTAAGCCAGTACATCCGGGGCCAATTGGTGGTAGCTTTTTTTGTAGCGCTAATGTTTTTCGTCGGTTACTTAGTTATTGGATTAAAATTTGCGCTCACCTTGGCAGTTGCCGCCGGCTTTCTCAATCTAATCCCTTACCTAGGGTCATTTTTAGCAATGGTTCCTTCCATTGTAATTGGGGCGTTTATTTCCCCAGTAATGCTAGTTAAGGTACTGATTGTTTTTGCGATCGAACAAACTTTAGAAGGCCGATTCATTTCGCCGCTGGTGTTGGGCAGCAACTTAGCTATTCATCCGGTAACTATTCTGGTAGTTTTACTTGCCTCTGGACAAATGTTTGGTTTGGTGGGCGTAATCTTTGGGATTCCCGCTTATGCCGTTTTAAAGGTCTTATTCATTCATGGATTTGAGCTTTTTAAGCGTAAGGTGGGCGGTTACGAGCAATAG
- a CDS encoding PTS glucitol/sorbitol transporter subunit IIA, whose amino-acid sequence MISAKVKSIGPEAIAKQDQLAILFDETATPDLKKIAVVQEIEKNNDQQFNLKAGSQIVIGEQTYDVEFVGSLVNQNLQSIGHTTLVFKDVPEQLLASAIYLSPKVFPDFKVGEAIQYK is encoded by the coding sequence ATGATTTCAGCCAAGGTGAAAAGTATTGGACCAGAAGCAATTGCTAAGCAAGATCAATTAGCAATTTTGTTCGATGAAACTGCAACGCCAGATTTAAAAAAGATTGCGGTCGTCCAAGAAATTGAAAAGAATAATGATCAACAATTTAATTTAAAAGCAGGTTCGCAAATTGTTATCGGTGAACAGACGTACGACGTTGAATTTGTCGGTAGTTTGGTTAACCAAAACTTACAAAGCATTGGTCACACGACGCTGGTTTTTAAAGACGTCCCTGAACAACTGCTGGCAAGTGCAATTTACCTTAGCCCGAAAGTTTTCCCCGATTTTAAGGTGGGGGAAGCCATCCAATACAAGTAA
- a CDS encoding lactonase family protein: MIETILLGTYTKQTSEGIYQVELDSTKKRLQNLQLVAQVANPTYLAVSQQNVLYAVDRYRDQGGVSATQLGNKPQVLQHLVQPGTPPAYVTVDEAHQIVFDANYHEGTVHAYQIEANGTLHLVHTFTNQGSGPRPEQTEAHPHYVDRTPDKHLVVCDLGCDEVFILDYEPATGFKIVSKYETAPGFGPRHIVFNRTGNRAYLVGELASEVEVLKYQNGQFQHLQTLKTIPADWDQHNGAAAIRITKDNRFIYVSNRGHDSIAVFAVKDDGTLELIQNCAIAGSFPRDFALNADERFLVCGNQTTNNLSLFERNSENGKLKLIQKDFAAPEVVCVYFK, translated from the coding sequence ATGATTGAAACCATTTTACTAGGCACCTATACTAAGCAAACCAGCGAAGGGATTTACCAAGTCGAGTTAGATTCCACAAAAAAACGGCTGCAAAACCTTCAATTGGTTGCACAAGTTGCCAACCCAACCTACTTAGCGGTAAGCCAACAAAACGTGCTGTACGCTGTTGATCGTTATCGGGACCAAGGAGGCGTTTCCGCAACCCAATTAGGCAATAAGCCCCAAGTTTTACAACACCTTGTTCAACCCGGGACCCCTCCTGCTTACGTAACCGTGGATGAAGCACACCAAATAGTGTTTGACGCTAACTATCATGAAGGTACCGTGCACGCATACCAAATTGAAGCTAACGGCACCCTTCACTTAGTCCACACCTTTACTAATCAAGGCTCGGGCCCCCGTCCCGAACAAACCGAAGCTCACCCGCACTACGTGGACCGTACTCCAGACAAGCACTTGGTAGTCTGCGATCTAGGGTGCGATGAAGTGTTTATCTTAGATTATGAACCTGCCACTGGCTTCAAAATCGTTTCTAAGTACGAAACCGCTCCCGGATTCGGGCCCCGGCATATTGTTTTCAACCGTACGGGAAATCGCGCTTACCTAGTCGGCGAATTAGCGAGTGAAGTAGAAGTCCTTAAGTACCAAAACGGCCAGTTCCAACACTTGCAAACCCTAAAAACCATTCCTGCCGACTGGGATCAACATAACGGCGCGGCCGCAATTAGGATTACCAAAGATAACCGGTTTATCTACGTTTCCAACCGGGGACACGACTCGATTGCGGTATTCGCGGTTAAGGACGACGGTACTCTCGAACTGATCCAAAATTGCGCCATTGCCGGCAGTTTTCCTCGTGACTTTGCTTTAAATGCTGACGAGCGTTTTCTCGTCTGTGGTAATCAAACCACTAATAACTTGAGCTTATTTGAAAGAAATTCCGAGAATGGTAAACTTAAACTTATTCAAAAAGACTTTGCCGCTCCCGAAGTGGTTTGTGTCTACTTTAAATAA
- a CDS encoding copper homeostasis protein CutC: MLKEVPVENYTDIPRVIANGANRIELCDNLAVGGTTVSHGVMAESQKYASEHHIPVMAMIRPRGGNFVYNDIELKMMEADLFQAQQLGVDGAVFGALTPEGTIDEEAMEQLIGAAGGMQITFHMAFDAIPVEHQAASIDWLVEHDVERILTHGGPLSEPIENTLSHVKETVDYAKGRIIVMPGGGVTAANAAEIAEQLNVPELHGSKLV; the protein is encoded by the coding sequence ATGCTTAAAGAAGTTCCTGTAGAAAATTATACTGATATCCCGCGGGTGATTGCCAACGGGGCTAACCGAATTGAACTTTGCGACAATTTGGCGGTGGGCGGCACCACCGTTAGCCACGGGGTGATGGCGGAAAGCCAAAAATATGCTAGTGAACACCACATTCCCGTTATGGCAATGATTCGCCCCCGGGGTGGCAACTTTGTTTATAACGATATTGAACTAAAAATGATGGAAGCTGATCTTTTCCAAGCTCAGCAACTCGGCGTTGACGGCGCGGTATTTGGCGCTTTAACCCCCGAGGGAACCATTGATGAAGAAGCAATGGAGCAACTAATCGGTGCGGCCGGGGGTATGCAAATCACCTTCCACATGGCCTTTGATGCCATTCCAGTTGAACACCAAGCCGCCAGCATTGACTGGCTAGTCGAACACGACGTTGAACGCATTCTCACCCACGGCGGTCCCCTAAGTGAACCGATTGAAAATACGCTTAGTCACGTTAAAGAGACGGTCGACTACGCAAAGGGACGTATTATTGTAATGCCGGGCGGTGGAGTTACGGCTGCTAACGCTGCTGAAATTGCCGAACAGCTTAACGTACCCGAATTACACGGTTCAAAATTAGTTTAA
- the mgtE gene encoding magnesium transporter gives MDNTQAIFDKLKLELNKEDAKSFKEDFLDLHNYDQGRFFGELTGPERQLVYQYLSPDELADAFDEIDDEPDLIAEYLDEMTPRYAAALLNGMYDDNEADVLGAVRNDKLHKLLSYMQPVDAARVRQLLKYEDKTAGALMTTEFISVAVDATVGSAMNQVKQEAQYAETISYIYVVNESNQLIGVISVKDLIVNPDDVFIKRIMNTNVVSVLDNEDQVEIATQIRDYNFIAIPVVDKQNKMLGIITVDDIIDVIDEESAQDYSRLAGVDTEDLSVNPWAAFKSRMPWLVTMLFLGLISAVVISQFQGVLDRFGVLAVFITLITGTAGNAGTQSLAVSMRRLANNEDENSGFKLILNEVLTGLLTSVLTGVVIFAVVLLWQRNLTLGIIVGAAMWGAIFIANLVGSLIPIILEKLGQDPGVASGPLISTVSDIISILIYFNIATVCLAHFY, from the coding sequence ATGGATAATACTCAAGCGATTTTTGATAAGTTAAAATTAGAACTGAATAAAGAAGACGCAAAAAGTTTCAAGGAAGATTTTCTTGATTTACATAATTATGACCAAGGACGATTTTTTGGGGAGTTGACCGGCCCGGAGCGACAGCTGGTGTACCAATATCTTAGTCCTGATGAACTAGCAGACGCTTTTGACGAAATTGACGACGAACCCGATTTGATTGCGGAATACCTAGATGAAATGACTCCGCGGTATGCGGCAGCATTGTTAAACGGGATGTATGATGATAATGAAGCGGATGTTTTAGGGGCCGTGCGAAACGATAAGTTGCATAAACTGCTTTCGTATATGCAGCCGGTAGATGCAGCCCGGGTTCGCCAACTATTAAAATACGAAGATAAAACGGCGGGAGCGTTGATGACCACCGAGTTTATTTCCGTAGCGGTGGACGCCACCGTGGGTTCGGCGATGAACCAAGTTAAACAAGAAGCGCAGTACGCGGAAACTATTTCATACATTTACGTAGTTAACGAGTCTAACCAGTTGATTGGGGTAATTTCGGTTAAGGATTTGATTGTTAACCCAGATGACGTGTTCATCAAGCGGATTATGAATACCAACGTGGTGTCGGTATTGGACAACGAAGACCAAGTTGAGATCGCAACTCAGATTCGGGATTATAACTTTATCGCGATTCCCGTTGTTGATAAGCAAAATAAGATGCTGGGAATCATCACCGTCGACGATATTATCGACGTAATTGATGAAGAATCAGCTCAAGACTATTCTCGTTTAGCCGGGGTTGATACGGAAGACCTTTCGGTAAACCCTTGGGCGGCGTTTAAAAGCCGGATGCCCTGGTTAGTGACCATGCTATTTTTAGGGCTGATTAGTGCCGTTGTGATTAGTCAATTTCAAGGGGTGCTCGACCGGTTTGGCGTACTTGCGGTTTTCATCACGTTAATTACCGGGACGGCTGGCAACGCGGGTACCCAAAGTTTGGCTGTGTCCATGCGGCGCCTGGCGAATAATGAAGATGAAAATAGCGGTTTTAAGTTGATTTTAAACGAGGTGTTGACCGGGCTTTTAACTAGCGTACTTACCGGGGTGGTAATCTTTGCCGTGGTCCTACTTTGGCAACGTAACTTGACGTTAGGAATTATTGTGGGAGCCGCTATGTGGGGAGCAATCTTTATTGCTAACTTAGTTGGTAGTTTAATTCCAATTATCCTAGAAAAGCTTGGGCAAGATCCCGGAGTGGCTAGCGGACCGTTGATTTCAACCGTTAGTGATATTATTTCAATTTTGATTTACTTTAACATTGCAACGGTTTGTTTAGCGCATTTTTATTAG
- a CDS encoding RluA family pseudouridine synthase, which translates to MKFNWQVRDESPQHLRTFLVRKRISRALLKSIKFNGGEILVNGQPKRTNTMVSAGDQVVVTLPPEPGNPHVVLSEQPIDVIYEDEDYLVVNKPPFLATVQSARNQTDTLVNRVKNYYVQNGYESQVVHVVTRLDQDTSGLVLFAKHRFAHTIMDQDLRQHRVHKFYLAMAQGKFTQSHGVIDAPIERDPNSFIKRRVAADDGGKPSKTEYWVIEQSEKDALLKVQLHTGRTHQIRVHFSALHHPLVGDPLYNEASFEELQRQALHCYSLKFENVFRGKTVDVQAPIPNDMLEYWKKEKDKE; encoded by the coding sequence ATGAAATTTAATTGGCAGGTTCGCGATGAATCCCCCCAGCATCTCCGAACCTTTTTAGTGCGAAAACGGATTTCTCGTGCGCTGTTAAAAAGTATTAAATTTAATGGCGGAGAAATTTTAGTTAACGGGCAACCTAAGCGAACTAACACGATGGTGTCCGCCGGTGACCAAGTGGTGGTGACTTTGCCGCCAGAACCGGGGAACCCCCACGTAGTTTTGTCAGAGCAACCAATTGACGTGATTTATGAAGATGAAGACTACCTAGTGGTAAACAAGCCGCCTTTTTTAGCAACGGTCCAATCGGCACGAAACCAGACGGATACCCTAGTAAACCGGGTTAAAAATTATTACGTTCAAAACGGTTATGAAAGCCAAGTGGTCCACGTGGTCACTCGACTTGATCAAGATACCTCGGGCTTAGTTTTATTTGCTAAACACCGCTTTGCCCATACGATTATGGATCAAGATTTGCGGCAACACCGGGTGCATAAGTTTTATTTGGCGATGGCGCAGGGGAAATTCACGCAAAGCCACGGGGTGATCGATGCCCCAATCGAACGGGATCCGAATTCGTTCATTAAGCGCCGGGTTGCTGCTGATGATGGAGGCAAACCTTCAAAAACGGAGTACTGGGTGATCGAACAATCTGAAAAAGACGCCCTTTTAAAGGTGCAGTTGCATACTGGACGAACCCACCAAATTCGGGTTCATTTCAGTGCCTTGCACCATCCGCTGGTTGGGGACCCGCTTTATAACGAAGCTTCTTTTGAAGAGTTGCAGCGGCAAGCATTACATTGCTATTCACTGAAGTTTGAGAATGTGTTTAGAGGAAAGACAGTTGACGTACAAGCGCCAATTCCAAATGACATGCTTGAATATTGGAAGAAAGAAAAGGATAAGGAATAA
- a CDS encoding NAD kinase gives MNKMKIAIYHSGDEHSIEVGQDLSQILRENHLTLDDQDPTVVITIGGDGTLLSAVQKYLPIIDRVRFVGVHTGHLGFYTDWRDYELDALVKALKSDDCSEIGYPLLNIDVVHTDGTKANYKAINESTLRKLNGTLVADVLIGDQLFERFRGDGLCISTPTGSTAYNRSVGGAIVHPQLEAMQMAEIASINNRVFRTVGAALILAPNETVTIRPLPSYHRTYNFTADRLGILDKNVQSVHYGIAVPQVKFLKYRHTGFWNRVRNSFIGQIDEI, from the coding sequence ATGAATAAAATGAAAATAGCGATCTACCATTCGGGTGACGAACATTCTATTGAAGTTGGACAGGATTTGAGTCAAATACTGCGGGAAAACCACCTTACTTTAGATGACCAGGATCCTACCGTGGTGATTACAATTGGGGGAGACGGGACTTTGCTTTCGGCGGTCCAAAAGTACTTACCAATTATTGACCGGGTCCGTTTTGTCGGGGTGCATACTGGGCATCTAGGTTTTTATACCGATTGGCGCGACTATGAATTAGACGCGTTGGTTAAAGCTTTGAAGAGTGATGACTGTTCTGAAATCGGCTACCCGTTACTTAATATTGACGTTGTCCATACTGATGGCACAAAGGCAAACTATAAGGCGATTAACGAATCCACGTTACGAAAGTTGAATGGAACCTTAGTTGCGGACGTCCTTATTGGAGACCAGTTATTTGAACGTTTTCGGGGAGACGGGCTGTGCATTTCCACGCCAACTGGTTCAACCGCGTACAATCGGTCAGTTGGAGGGGCAATTGTCCACCCGCAGTTAGAAGCAATGCAAATGGCGGAGATTGCTTCGATTAACAACCGGGTTTTTCGAACGGTCGGGGCAGCGTTAATTCTAGCGCCTAACGAAACCGTCACGATTCGGCCCTTGCCAAGCTACCACCGGACCTATAATTTTACGGCAGATCGGTTGGGAATCTTGGATAAGAACGTCCAATCCGTACATTACGGAATTGCGGTTCCCCAGGTGAAATTTCTTAAGTATCGGCACACCGGTTTTTGGAATCGGGTGCGAAATTCGTTTATCGGGCAAATCGATGAAATTTAA
- a CDS encoding GTP pyrophosphokinase family protein, whose amino-acid sequence MIEDWNSFLLPYAQAVSELKVKLRAMRTQFLRSDEESPIEFVTGRVKPVDSIKEKMVRRQILEERIEQDMQDIAGVRVMCQFVEDIYQVVDLIRKRTDMTVIEERDYVENEKPSGYRSYHIVIEYPVQMLTGQKKILAEIQVRTLEMNFWATIEHSLNYKFNGDFPAELRTRLQKASVKSYELDKEMSEIRKQIMLAQREQRDE is encoded by the coding sequence ATGATTGAAGATTGGAATAGTTTTTTATTGCCGTACGCGCAAGCTGTTTCTGAATTGAAAGTTAAGCTAAGGGCGATGCGCACGCAATTTTTAAGAAGTGACGAAGAAAGCCCAATCGAATTCGTTACTGGACGTGTAAAGCCAGTCGATAGTATTAAGGAAAAAATGGTCCGGCGACAAATTTTAGAAGAACGCATTGAACAGGATATGCAAGACATCGCGGGGGTGCGGGTCATGTGTCAATTTGTGGAAGACATTTACCAAGTGGTCGACTTAATTCGCAAACGAACCGACATGACCGTAATTGAAGAGCGCGATTACGTGGAAAATGAGAAGCCAAGTGGTTACCGCTCGTACCATATCGTGATCGAGTATCCAGTTCAAATGTTGACGGGCCAAAAGAAAATTTTGGCGGAAATTCAAGTGCGGACTTTAGAGATGAACTTCTGGGCCACCATTGAACATTCGTTAAATTACAAGTTCAACGGTGATTTTCCGGCAGAGTTACGTACTCGCTTGCAAAAAGCGTCCGTTAAATCATACGAACTCGACAAAGAAATGTCCGAAATTCGTAAGCAAATTATGTTAGCACAAAGGGAACAGCGTGATGAATAA